From the genome of Halomonas sp. MCCC 1A13316, one region includes:
- the yhbY gene encoding ribosome assembly RNA-binding protein YhbY has protein sequence MSLSQAQKKAFRSIGHHLNPVVTVSENGVSEGVLAELDRALADHELIKVKLALAERDDRAAMLEELLAASGAERVQTIGKMALLYRKSPQANPKLSNVKRFENHHGRH, from the coding sequence ATGAGCTTGTCACAGGCACAAAAGAAAGCATTCCGCAGCATCGGTCACCATCTCAACCCGGTGGTGACGGTCTCTGAGAACGGCGTTTCCGAGGGCGTGCTGGCCGAACTCGACCGGGCGCTCGCCGATCACGAGCTGATCAAGGTGAAGCTGGCCTTGGCCGAGCGCGACGATCGCGCCGCAATGCTTGAGGAGCTGCTGGCCGCCAGTGGAGCCGAGCGCGTGCAGACCATCGGCAAGATGGCGCTGCTCTATCGCAAGAGCCCCCAGGCCAACCCCAAGCTATCCAACGTCAAGCGCTTCGAGAATCACCACGGCCGCCATTAG
- the greA gene encoding transcription elongation factor GreA, which translates to MNKVPMTVAGEARLRKELEELKGEARPKVIAAIAEAREHGDLKENAEYHAAREQQGFIEGRIQEIESKLSNAQVIDVHKLPQTGKVIFGVTVELINLGNDDEVSYQIVGEDEADIKSGKISVTSPIARALIGKEEGDVVVVTTPGGEVEYEISSVEHR; encoded by the coding sequence ATGAACAAGGTCCCGATGACCGTTGCCGGCGAGGCACGCCTGCGCAAGGAGCTCGAGGAACTCAAGGGTGAGGCGCGTCCCAAGGTGATCGCGGCGATCGCCGAGGCTCGTGAGCACGGCGACCTCAAGGAGAACGCCGAGTATCATGCGGCGCGCGAGCAGCAGGGCTTCATCGAGGGGCGTATCCAGGAGATCGAAAGCAAGCTCTCCAACGCCCAGGTGATCGATGTGCACAAGTTGCCGCAGACCGGTAAGGTAATCTTCGGCGTCACCGTCGAACTGATCAATCTCGGCAACGACGACGAGGTCAGCTACCAGATCGTCGGCGAGGACGAGGCCGATATCAAGAGCGGCAAGATCTCCGTCACCTCGCCCATCGCCCGTGCCTTGATCGGCAAGGAAGAGGGCGATGTGGTGGTGGTCACCACGCCCGGTGGCGAGGTCGAGTACGAGATCTCAAGCGTCGAGCACCGCTGA